One window from the genome of Bradyrhizobium xenonodulans encodes:
- a CDS encoding Hsp20 family protein: protein MRTYDLTPFYRSTVGFDRLFNLLDQAGSDGSPGYPPYNIERTGENDYRITVAVSGFAKDELSIVAKENTLTIKGEKVANENSKSEVLYRGIAARAFERAFQLADFVQVKDASLENGLLHVDLVREIPEAKKPRQIAINTSAPKAQVIESSVAA from the coding sequence ATGCGTACCTACGACCTGACCCCCTTCTATCGTTCCACCGTCGGCTTCGACCGCCTCTTCAACCTGCTCGACCAGGCCGGTTCGGACGGCAGCCCCGGTTATCCCCCCTACAACATCGAGCGCACCGGCGAGAACGACTACCGCATCACCGTTGCGGTCTCGGGCTTTGCCAAGGACGAGCTCTCCATCGTCGCGAAGGAAAACACGCTGACGATCAAGGGCGAGAAAGTCGCCAACGAGAACTCGAAGTCCGAAGTGCTCTATCGCGGCATCGCCGCGCGTGCCTTCGAGCGCGCCTTCCAGCTTGCCGACTTCGTGCAGGTGAAGGACGCCTCGCTCGAGAACGGTCTGCTTCACGTCGACCTCGTCCGCGAGATTCCCGAGGCGAAGAAGCCGCGCCAGATCGCGATCAACACCAGCGCGCCGAAGGCGCAGGTGATCGAGAGCTCTGTCGCCGCCTAA
- a CDS encoding alpha/beta fold hydrolase codes for MTLWRSLFVAASLLAAPLSLAHAQTPQMVKAKNVVLVHGAWADGSSWSEVIPILQAAGLHVTAVQNPLSSLADSVEATKRALAEQDGPTVLVAHSWGGTVISQVGNDPKVTGLVYVAARAPDANEDFVALSKQFPTGPVRAGIVEHDGDTKLSEDAFLKYFANGVKPEQAKELYAVQWPTAASIFAGRTTEAAWHAKPSWYAVSKNDYTINPDLERFLAKRMNATTVELDAGHLSLVSHPKEVANLILEAAGYPRS; via the coding sequence ATGACACTTTGGCGCAGCCTTTTCGTCGCCGCGAGCCTGCTGGCGGCCCCCCTCAGCCTCGCCCACGCGCAGACACCGCAGATGGTGAAAGCGAAGAACGTCGTGCTGGTGCACGGCGCCTGGGCCGACGGCTCGAGCTGGTCCGAGGTGATTCCGATTCTCCAGGCCGCAGGCTTGCATGTGACCGCCGTGCAGAATCCGCTGTCGTCGCTTGCGGACTCCGTCGAAGCGACCAAGCGTGCGCTGGCCGAGCAGGACGGACCGACCGTGCTGGTCGCGCATTCCTGGGGCGGCACCGTGATCAGCCAGGTCGGCAACGACCCGAAGGTCACCGGCCTCGTCTATGTCGCGGCACGCGCGCCCGATGCGAACGAGGATTTCGTCGCGCTGTCGAAGCAATTTCCGACCGGCCCTGTGCGCGCCGGCATCGTCGAGCACGACGGCGACACCAAGCTGTCGGAAGACGCTTTCCTGAAGTACTTTGCAAATGGCGTGAAGCCCGAGCAGGCCAAGGAGCTCTACGCCGTGCAATGGCCGACGGCCGCCTCGATCTTCGCCGGCCGTACCACGGAAGCGGCGTGGCACGCCAAGCCGAGCTGGTACGCCGTGTCGAAGAACGACTACACCATCAATCCCGATCTCGAACGCTTCCTCGCCAAGCGCATGAACGCCACCACGGTCGAGCTCGACGCCGGCCACCTCTCGCTGGTGTCGCATCCGAAGGAGGTCGCGAATTTGATCCTGGAAGCTGCGGGGTATCCGCGCAGCTGA
- a CDS encoding alpha/beta fold hydrolase — MTLVSIPSNPVPEDVVSGTIKTPDGAELRFARWAPPANRKGTVCVFTGRSEQIEKYFETVRDLRDRGFAVAMIDWRGQGHSSRRLRDPRKGYVRDFSDFEIDVETFVQQVVLPDCPPPFFALAHSMGGTVMLRIAHAGKRWFDRMVLSAPMIDLPGRTTSFPARALLKTMRWMGMGGRYVPGGGDRITGLEPFINNPLTSDPVRYARNAAILEEDPTLGLASPTVAWADSAFRAMNTFKGKNYPSEIRQPILMLAASNDAVVSTAAIEEFAYHLRAGSHLVIAGAKHEILQEQDRYRSQFWAAFDAFVPGTPLFK, encoded by the coding sequence ATGACGCTGGTCTCGATTCCGTCCAATCCCGTTCCCGAAGACGTCGTCAGCGGCACCATCAAGACCCCCGATGGCGCCGAGCTTCGCTTTGCACGCTGGGCGCCGCCGGCGAACCGCAAGGGCACGGTCTGCGTCTTCACCGGGCGCAGCGAGCAGATCGAGAAATATTTCGAGACCGTGCGCGATTTGCGCGACCGCGGCTTCGCGGTGGCGATGATCGACTGGCGTGGGCAGGGCCACTCCTCGCGCCGCCTGCGCGATCCGCGCAAGGGCTATGTCCGCGACTTCTCCGATTTCGAGATCGACGTCGAGACCTTCGTGCAGCAGGTGGTGCTGCCGGATTGCCCACCGCCGTTCTTCGCGCTCGCGCACTCCATGGGCGGCACCGTGATGCTGCGCATCGCGCATGCGGGCAAGCGCTGGTTCGACCGCATGGTGCTGTCGGCGCCGATGATCGACCTGCCCGGCCGCACCACCTCGTTCCCGGCGCGGGCGCTTCTGAAGACGATGCGCTGGATGGGGATGGGCGGCCGCTATGTTCCCGGCGGCGGCGACCGCATCACCGGTCTCGAGCCCTTCATCAACAATCCCCTCACCAGCGATCCCGTGCGCTATGCGCGCAATGCCGCGATCCTGGAGGAGGACCCGACGCTGGGGCTCGCATCACCGACGGTGGCCTGGGCCGACAGCGCCTTCCGCGCGATGAACACTTTCAAGGGCAAAAATTATCCTTCCGAGATCCGCCAGCCGATCCTGATGCTGGCGGCCTCCAACGATGCCGTGGTCTCGACCGCGGCGATCGAGGAGTTCGCCTATCATTTGCGTGCCGGCTCCCATCTCGTGATCGCCGGCGCCAAGCACGAGATCCTCCAGGAGCAGGACCGTTACCGCTCCCAGTTCTGGGCCGCCTTCGACGCCTTCGTGCCGGGCACGCCGCTGTTCAAGTGA
- a CDS encoding di-heme-cytochrome C peroxidase: protein MNDPASKPPFDPSIQVSPDNPCPFLRGLVGEGFVDGGTVPLRTLSQTIANASGETGLKKTSARIQVRGVALIANGACHILQSIFWGAQLNRLRGGPLDKLGAGSRILGVDGRVNEDEIARLASFGSTYADPDGGTETGLNASQIQTFMDDNLKRAGNQSRWYYRILMKFEWPILLKIIGKGQGDDRYLSVAEVRTLFNERKFPDRITQRVVSQPVTPPSLILRAAGGLVAALLVFGVVALRFPDQFQPMLPGILGDLVAPPLPKHVEPRAAYWLEQNWALEDRHWFHHASQGTATFPVPYNWFMALEQPRLHFFAKPGMLHDSDHLQRFGFIPSPQTINTDDATLRRFGYANVYDKTKPVPARLWDPPVNWGAQAENVDGLPVGFARMTGVPDPATGQIGEDRIGLTCAACHTGQIHYKGIDIRFDGGPAMTDLRKLEVTTGLSIAYTLLVPGRFTRFADRVLGASASDADRDALKQKLRAIETFLVDWEKTYAKTIDGKTRLNPKTKQEEKQQDTEEGYGRLDALNRIGNQVFSQDMALSGLSGFEKNLHAKDAPVSFPPIWTVPWLKFAQYDASIEQPLIRNAGEALGVTALLNLSDNTPKDTLFRSSMDIKNLNWIEDLLKGSAPYPKKQLSGLTSPKWPSDVFGDNAWKIDDDRVKRGRKLYAEICAECHLGPVNDPKFDTEFPDQSIWSSSRWEAIGDDKFLNEVQKSVKGMGTDPAQAGVLATRTVQVPGFLKLDPTQNLNAWWTCNLPDISSTDMPYSLGLMVLVDIVSRKAMDDAKIPPKVQQAWWGKRQNCPNPGPQPPDKTEPGPWYRARPLNGVWATAPYLHNGSVPSLYWMLRPAADRPKSFCMGGGRDYDPKQVGFAVVDGESCKTGQSRFSTRASDGTELFGNSNAGHSFDGTPGPGKDGTIGRVLQEQERYDLIEYLKTL, encoded by the coding sequence ATGAACGACCCCGCCTCGAAGCCCCCCTTCGATCCCTCGATCCAGGTCTCGCCAGATAATCCCTGCCCCTTCCTACGCGGCCTAGTCGGCGAAGGTTTCGTCGACGGCGGCACCGTCCCGCTCCGGACGCTGTCGCAAACCATCGCGAATGCGAGCGGCGAGACCGGGCTGAAGAAGACCTCGGCCCGCATCCAGGTCCGCGGTGTTGCACTCATCGCCAACGGCGCCTGTCACATCCTGCAAAGCATCTTCTGGGGCGCGCAGCTCAACAGGCTGCGCGGCGGCCCGCTCGACAAGCTCGGTGCCGGCTCGCGCATCCTCGGCGTCGACGGGCGCGTCAACGAGGACGAGATCGCGCGGCTCGCCAGTTTCGGCAGCACCTATGCCGATCCCGATGGCGGCACCGAAACCGGGCTCAACGCCTCGCAAATCCAGACCTTCATGGACGACAATCTCAAGCGCGCCGGCAATCAGTCGCGCTGGTACTACCGGATCCTGATGAAGTTCGAGTGGCCAATCCTGCTCAAGATCATCGGCAAGGGTCAGGGTGACGACCGCTATCTCAGCGTGGCCGAGGTCAGGACATTGTTCAACGAGCGCAAATTCCCCGATAGGATCACCCAGCGGGTCGTCAGCCAGCCGGTCACCCCGCCCTCGCTGATCTTGCGCGCGGCCGGCGGCCTCGTCGCCGCGCTCCTCGTCTTTGGCGTCGTGGCGCTGCGCTTTCCCGATCAATTCCAGCCGATGCTGCCCGGCATCCTCGGCGACCTGGTGGCGCCGCCATTGCCCAAGCACGTCGAACCCCGGGCTGCGTACTGGCTCGAGCAAAACTGGGCGCTGGAGGACCGGCACTGGTTTCATCACGCCAGCCAGGGCACCGCGACCTTCCCGGTGCCCTACAACTGGTTCATGGCACTCGAGCAGCCACGGCTTCATTTCTTCGCCAAGCCCGGGATGCTGCATGACAGCGACCATCTGCAGCGCTTCGGCTTCATTCCGAGCCCGCAGACGATCAACACCGACGACGCCACGCTGCGCCGGTTCGGCTATGCCAACGTCTACGACAAGACCAAGCCGGTGCCGGCGCGGCTTTGGGATCCGCCGGTCAACTGGGGCGCCCAGGCTGAAAACGTCGACGGCCTGCCCGTCGGCTTTGCCCGCATGACCGGCGTGCCCGATCCCGCGACCGGCCAGATCGGCGAGGACCGGATCGGCCTGACCTGCGCCGCCTGCCACACCGGCCAGATCCACTACAAGGGCATCGACATCCGCTTCGACGGCGGACCGGCAATGACCGACCTCAGGAAGCTCGAGGTCACGACCGGCCTGTCGATCGCCTACACGCTGCTCGTGCCGGGCCGCTTCACGCGCTTTGCCGACCGCGTGCTCGGCGCCTCCGCCAGCGATGCGGATCGCGATGCGCTGAAGCAGAAGCTGCGTGCGATCGAAACGTTCCTGGTCGACTGGGAGAAGACCTACGCGAAAACCATCGACGGCAAGACGAGGCTCAACCCGAAAACGAAGCAGGAAGAAAAGCAGCAGGACACCGAGGAAGGTTATGGCCGCCTCGACGCGCTCAACCGCATCGGCAACCAGGTTTTCTCCCAGGACATGGCGCTCAGTGGCCTCAGCGGCTTCGAGAAGAACCTGCATGCCAAGGACGCGCCAGTCAGCTTCCCGCCGATCTGGACCGTGCCCTGGCTCAAATTCGCGCAATATGACGCGTCCATCGAACAACCGCTGATCCGCAACGCCGGCGAAGCGCTGGGCGTGACCGCGCTGCTCAATCTGTCCGACAATACACCCAAGGACACGCTGTTCCGCTCGTCGATGGACATCAAGAATCTGAACTGGATCGAGGATCTGCTGAAGGGCTCGGCGCCCTATCCGAAAAAGCAGCTCTCCGGACTGACATCGCCGAAATGGCCGTCGGACGTCTTCGGCGATAATGCCTGGAAGATCGATGACGACCGCGTCAAACGCGGCCGCAAGCTCTATGCGGAGATCTGCGCCGAATGCCATCTCGGGCCGGTCAACGATCCCAAGTTCGACACCGAATTTCCCGACCAGAGCATCTGGTCCTCGTCACGGTGGGAGGCCATCGGCGACGACAAATTTTTGAATGAGGTCCAGAAAAGCGTCAAAGGCATGGGGACCGACCCCGCCCAGGCCGGTGTGCTGGCGACGCGGACGGTTCAGGTGCCGGGCTTTCTCAAGCTCGATCCCACGCAAAATCTCAATGCCTGGTGGACCTGCAATCTGCCGGATATTTCTTCGACCGACATGCCGTACTCGCTCGGCCTGATGGTGCTCGTCGACATCGTCAGCCGCAAGGCAATGGACGATGCCAAGATCCCCCCGAAGGTTCAGCAGGCCTGGTGGGGTAAGCGCCAGAACTGCCCCAATCCCGGTCCGCAACCGCCCGACAAGACGGAGCCGGGGCCCTGGTATCGCGCGCGCCCGCTCAACGGCGTCTGGGCCACCGCGCCTTACCTCCACAACGGATCGGTGCCCTCGCTCTACTGGATGCTGAGGCCCGCGGCCGATCGCCCCAAATCATTCTGCATGGGTGGCGGTCGCGACTACGATCCGAAGCAGGTTGGCTTCGCGGTCGTCGACGGCGAGAGCTGCAAGACCGGGCAGTCGCGCTTCTCGACGCGCGCGTCTGACGGCACCGAGCTGTTCGGCAACAGCAATGCCGGCCACTCGTTCGATGGCACGCCAGGCCCCGGCAAGGACGGCACCATCGGCCGCGTGCTCCAAGAGCAGGAGCGCTACGATTTGATCGAGTATCTGAAGACGCTGTGA